From Oncorhynchus kisutch isolate 150728-3 unplaced genomic scaffold, Okis_V2 scaffold829, whole genome shotgun sequence, a single genomic window includes:
- the LOC109885590 gene encoding elongation of very long chain fatty acids protein 4-like — protein sequence MELTTHLINDTINLYKWALTIADKRVEKWPLMDNPLPTLAISSSYLLFLWLGPKYMENREPFQLKKTLIFYNFSMVIFNVFICKELFLAARAAGYSYICQSVDYSDDPNEVRIAAALWWYFVSKGVEYLDTVFFILRKKFNQVSFLHVYHHCSMFTLWWIGIKWVAGGQSFFGAHMNAAIHVLMYLYYGLASFGPKIQKYLWWKKYLTVIQMVQFHVTIGHTALSLYMDCEFPHWMHYALICYALTFIALFANFYYQTYRRTPRQPREPKAAKALSNNGVSNGLSKGLGNGAGVVVVGKVEAKERSSAVENGNGRRKRKGRAKRD from the exons ATGGAGCTCACCACACATCTGATAAATGATACCATTAATTTATATAAATGGGCCCTTACCATCGCAG ACAAGCGAGTGGAGAAATGGCCCCTGATGGACAACCCCCTCCCAACGTTGGCCATCAGTTCCTCCTACCTGCTGTTCCTGTGGCTGGGGCCCAAGTACATGGAGAACAGAGAACCCTTCCAGCTCAAGAAGACACTCATCTTCTATAACTTCAGCATGGTCATCTTCAACGTCTTCATCTGCAAAGAG CTCTTCCTGGCGGCTCGGGCGGCCGGCTACAGCTACATCTGCCAGTCTGTTGACTACTCAGACGACCCCAATGAAGTCCGG ATAGCAGCAGCGTTGTGGTGGTATTTCGTCTCTAAAGGAGTAGAGTACCTGGACACAGTGTTCTTCATCCTGAGGAAGAAGTTTAACCAGGTCAGCTTCCTACACGTCTACCACCACTGCTCCATGTTCACCCTCTGGTGGATCGGCATCAAGTGGGTCGCTGGAGGACAGT CATTCTTTGGTGCACACATGAACGCAGCCATCCATGTCCTGATGTATCTGTACTATGGGCTGGCCTCCTTTGGACCCAAGATCCAGAAGTACCTGTGGTGGAAGAAATACCTGACTGTTATACAGATG GTCCAGTTTCATGTCACCATCGGCCACACTGCTCTGTCCCTCTACATGGACTGTGAGTTTCCCCACTGGATGCACTATGCCCTTATCTGCTACGCCCTCACCTTCATCGCCCTGTTCGCTAACTTCTACTACCAGACGTATCGCCGCACGCCACGCCAACCCAGGGAGCCCAAGGCCGCCAAGGCTCTGTCTAACAACGGGGTCTCCAACGGGCTGTCCAAGGGACTGGGGAACGGAgcgggggtggtggtggtgggcaaGGTAGAGGCAAAGGAGAGGTCATCGGCGGTGGAGAACGGGAatggaaggagaaagaggaaggggagggccaAGAGGGATTAG